Proteins found in one Deltaproteobacteria bacterium genomic segment:
- a CDS encoding insulinase family protein, whose protein sequence is METKVERYTLKNGMRFLLLSRPGVPVFTGYIRVNVGGADEHQGQTGIAHMLEHMAFKGTSKIGTKNYSKEKPLLDEIEKLGVEIMELKKKKENSSNSTLLDLEKQQKALQKKEAGFIVKDEFSRLYLQNGASNFNATTSKDLTSYFVELPNSKLELWAYLESQRLKEPVFREFYKERDVVMEERRMRVEDSPFGKNYENLLGTAFENSPYKFPTIGYADEIALLTASDLKKFYDTYYVPQNMVGAVVGDIDLAKTKKILEEYFGKIPAGAKPPLPKNEMEIQTKEKRSLVKDAARSQLMMAYHKPTLPEKDDYVFDMIDQILCGGRTSRLYVVLVEKGHLASGVSCDPSTPGSRLSNLFWIYAAPLGKTSPQKLEQGIDEEISKMIKNGVSQEEMERAKNQLLSDRLFQLSSNLGLADLLSYFEVVAGDWHYLLEHEKAIEQISSTQIQQVAAKYFTPQNKTVSVLGH, encoded by the coding sequence TTGGAAACAAAAGTAGAGCGTTACACCTTAAAAAATGGGATGCGTTTTTTGCTTCTTTCGCGTCCTGGAGTTCCCGTATTTACCGGCTATATCCGAGTGAATGTCGGCGGTGCGGATGAGCATCAAGGGCAAACAGGTATCGCCCACATGTTGGAACACATGGCTTTCAAGGGTACTTCTAAAATTGGGACAAAAAATTATTCGAAAGAAAAACCCTTGTTGGACGAGATCGAAAAATTGGGTGTAGAGATTATGGAGTTGAAAAAGAAGAAAGAAAATTCATCGAACTCAACACTGTTAGATCTAGAAAAGCAACAAAAAGCCTTACAGAAAAAAGAAGCGGGATTCATTGTAAAGGATGAATTTTCTCGCCTCTATCTTCAAAACGGGGCCTCCAACTTCAATGCCACTACTTCGAAAGATCTCACCAGTTATTTTGTGGAACTTCCCAATTCCAAGTTGGAACTTTGGGCCTATTTAGAATCGCAACGCCTTAAAGAACCTGTCTTCCGGGAGTTCTATAAGGAGAGGGATGTGGTGATGGAAGAGCGCCGCATGCGTGTGGAAGACAGTCCCTTTGGAAAAAATTATGAAAATCTTTTAGGGACTGCTTTTGAAAACAGTCCTTACAAATTCCCTACGATTGGTTATGCCGATGAGATTGCCTTGCTCACCGCCAGCGATCTCAAAAAATTTTACGACACTTATTATGTGCCGCAAAATATGGTGGGAGCAGTGGTTGGGGATATCGATCTCGCCAAGACCAAAAAAATTCTGGAGGAGTATTTTGGAAAGATTCCAGCGGGAGCAAAACCTCCTCTGCCCAAGAATGAAATGGAAATTCAAACGAAGGAAAAACGCAGCCTGGTAAAAGATGCCGCCCGCTCTCAATTGATGATGGCCTATCACAAGCCCACTCTCCCAGAAAAAGACGATTATGTTTTTGATATGATCGATCAAATCTTATGCGGAGGAAGAACTTCCCGTTTGTACGTGGTATTGGTCGAGAAAGGGCATTTGGCTTCGGGTGTGTCTTGCGATCCCTCCACCCCAGGCTCACGTTTGTCCAACCTCTTCTGGATTTATGCGGCTCCCTTGGGAAAAACTTCTCCTCAAAAATTGGAGCAGGGGATTGATGAAGAAATCTCCAAAATGATTAAAAACGGGGTGAGCCAAGAAGAAATGGAGCGGGCAAAAAACCAACTTTTGTCCGACCGGCTTTTTCAGCTTTCCTCCAATTTGGGTTTAGCGGATCTGCTTTCCTATTTTGAAGTAGTCGCAGGGGATTGGCATTATTTGTTGGAGCACGAAAAGGCGATTGAACAAATCTCTAGTACTCAAATTCAACAAGTGGCAGCAAAATATTTTACACCACAAAATAAAACGGTTTCGGTGTTGGGGCATTGA
- a CDS encoding AAA family ATPase — MRIISPPLFVGREEELALLEKKYHSSSAEMIVVVGRRRIGKSVLIEKFCNEKNSLQFEGLEGEQTKSQIKYFTATLQKQLKDPILESVNFDSWIAAFDYLTAKIPVRGEKMVLVFDELQWMAAGQGKLVSLIKSYWDKEWKKKKLLLILCGSIASFMVHQVIRSKALYGRITGEIHLKGLSPHESIGMFKNKRGLGEILQYLFVFGGVPKYLEMIDLKKSFGQNMNELCFHSHALLLTEFEKIFFSQFKTYQTYIRIVKSLKDKMFSLDELSKNLKTSSGGGLLRYIHQLEEAEFIRSYISFDQNQNTKFKKYRLFDEFLLFYFKYMSPHLRTIKESSSSRIFELLTKDSWEVWCGLAFERFCIKHAHPIARVLGFSDAVLQVAPYFGRGDRQFQIDMIYSRADQVITVCEIKYNREPIGTKIIAEVERKTKLLKIPRAYTLEKVLICVNDATDAVKESEYFHHILPIQEIFSRLPH, encoded by the coding sequence ATGCGGATTATTAGCCCACCCCTATTTGTTGGCAGAGAAGAAGAGTTGGCTCTGCTGGAAAAGAAATATCATTCCAGCTCTGCCGAAATGATTGTGGTCGTAGGCAGACGTCGTATAGGAAAAAGTGTTCTCATCGAAAAATTCTGCAATGAAAAAAACTCTCTTCAATTTGAAGGTCTCGAGGGCGAGCAGACCAAGTCGCAAATCAAGTATTTTACAGCTACTCTGCAAAAACAACTCAAAGATCCCATTCTTGAAAGCGTAAATTTTGATTCCTGGATTGCTGCTTTCGATTATCTGACTGCCAAAATTCCTGTTCGGGGTGAAAAAATGGTGCTTGTTTTTGACGAGCTGCAGTGGATGGCTGCGGGCCAGGGCAAGTTGGTGAGTCTCATTAAATCGTATTGGGATAAGGAGTGGAAAAAGAAAAAACTCCTGTTGATTCTTTGTGGTTCAATTGCTTCCTTTATGGTGCATCAGGTTATCCGTTCAAAGGCCTTGTATGGGCGTATTACGGGTGAAATCCACCTGAAAGGATTGTCCCCACACGAATCCATTGGGATGTTTAAAAACAAACGTGGTCTGGGTGAAATTCTTCAATATCTTTTTGTTTTCGGGGGCGTGCCAAAGTATTTGGAAATGATCGATTTGAAAAAATCCTTCGGCCAAAATATGAATGAACTGTGCTTTCATTCCCATGCCCTTCTCCTCACTGAATTTGAGAAAATTTTCTTCAGCCAATTCAAAACTTATCAGACTTATATTCGCATTGTTAAGAGCCTCAAGGATAAGATGTTTAGCCTGGATGAATTAAGTAAAAATTTGAAGACTTCTTCCGGAGGTGGATTATTACGTTATATTCACCAGCTCGAGGAAGCTGAGTTTATCCGTTCTTACATTTCCTTTGATCAAAACCAGAATACCAAGTTTAAAAAATATCGTTTGTTCGATGAGTTTTTACTTTTTTATTTTAAATACATGTCCCCTCATTTAAGAACGATTAAAGAAAGTTCTTCTTCGCGAATCTTCGAGCTTCTTACGAAAGACAGTTGGGAAGTTTGGTGTGGCTTGGCTTTTGAGAGATTCTGTATAAAACATGCTCACCCCATTGCTCGTGTGCTGGGATTCTCTGACGCGGTGCTGCAGGTGGCACCTTATTTTGGGAGAGGAGATCGTCAATTTCAGATTGATATGATCTACTCCCGTGCAGATCAGGTGATCACGGTCTGCGAAATTAAATATAATCGTGAACCGATTGGAACAAAAATTATTGCAGAAGTTGAAAGAAAAACTAAACTACTGAAAATCCCCCGAGCCTATACTCTCGAAAAAGTTCTCATTTGTGTAAATGATGCAACAGATGCTGTAAAAGAATCTGAGTACTTCCACCATATTTTGCCTATTCAAGAAATTTTTTCCCGACTTCCACACTAG
- a CDS encoding DUF4143 domain-containing protein, giving the protein MGSTVSYASLANDLQVFAHTVKYWLQILENLYVIFPVRSYHHNIASSILKDSKYYFFDTGQVEGNEGQRLENTVACALLAELHKLEDTQGKKTSLHFLRDKEKREIDFLTVVDKRPTCLVEVKWDDQNISKNFNAFLKYLGPLPAYQIVYQLKRPLTTPQVSLVAAEDFLVELKI; this is encoded by the coding sequence GTGGGTTCTACGGTTTCTTATGCTTCACTAGCTAATGATCTTCAAGTTTTTGCCCACACTGTGAAGTACTGGCTGCAAATTCTTGAAAATCTTTATGTCATTTTTCCAGTACGCAGCTATCATCACAATATTGCCAGCAGCATTTTAAAAGACAGCAAATATTATTTTTTTGACACAGGTCAAGTGGAAGGAAATGAAGGTCAACGCCTGGAAAACACGGTAGCCTGTGCCTTACTGGCCGAACTTCACAAATTAGAAGACACCCAGGGCAAAAAAACTTCGCTGCATTTTCTGAGAGATAAAGAAAAACGTGAAATTGATTTTTTGACAGTAGTAGATAAACGCCCCACTTGTTTGGTGGAAGTGAAATGGGACGATCAAAATATCTCAAAAAATTTTAATGCCTTCCTGAAGTATTTGGGTCCTCTGCCCGCTTATCAAATTGTTTATCAACTGAAGCGCCCTCTCACAACACCTCAAGTAAGCCTGGTGGCTGCTGAAGATTTTTTGGTGGAACTCAAGATTTAA
- a CDS encoding zinc dependent phospholipase C family protein, whose product MFYFLFVFFVYFFSSTLAQAWGPGAHLEYALNALSHLTVLAPAVKLLLKKYPKDFLYGNLAADIIFGKKFAGELYHCHHWDVALPLLDRAKTDSQKAFIYGYLTHLSVDTVAHNYFVPYQIIRSYEALTLRHTYWEMRYDLKMPERVWSVLEEIGKEDYSKNDELLSNTLRRALFSFKTTKKIFDNILLLQRTRRWRNAAQILTNLSTYSLHMEDVEDFKGLCYKVSVDFLKHPDKAFAFQADPTGKLKLLYAKEMVSKFRRARHRKEMNSKQADLLIEDIRIALRDGIYKPAELPDIL is encoded by the coding sequence GTGTTCTATTTCTTATTTGTTTTCTTTGTCTATTTCTTTTCTTCAACTCTTGCCCAGGCCTGGGGTCCCGGAGCGCATTTGGAATATGCCCTCAATGCCTTGTCCCATCTGACAGTCTTGGCTCCTGCGGTAAAGTTGCTTCTCAAAAAATATCCCAAAGATTTTTTATATGGCAATTTGGCCGCGGATATTATTTTCGGAAAAAAATTTGCAGGAGAATTGTATCATTGCCACCATTGGGATGTCGCATTGCCCCTTTTGGATCGAGCCAAAACGGATTCTCAAAAGGCTTTTATCTACGGGTACCTTACGCATTTGTCAGTGGATACAGTCGCACATAATTATTTTGTCCCTTATCAAATCATTCGAAGTTATGAAGCGCTTACCTTACGGCATACTTATTGGGAAATGCGATATGACTTAAAAATGCCCGAACGAGTTTGGAGTGTTTTGGAAGAAATTGGAAAAGAAGATTACAGCAAAAATGATGAGCTTTTATCAAACACACTCCGGAGGGCCCTGTTTTCTTTCAAGACCACGAAGAAAATTTTCGATAATATTTTACTGCTTCAACGCACCCGACGTTGGCGAAATGCGGCCCAGATCTTAACCAATCTTTCCACTTATTCCTTGCACATGGAAGATGTAGAAGACTTCAAAGGGCTTTGTTACAAAGTGTCAGTCGATTTTTTAAAGCATCCCGACAAGGCCTTCGCCTTTCAAGCAGATCCTACCGGTAAATTGAAACTTTTATATGCAAAAGAAATGGTCTCAAAGTTTCGCAGGGCGAGACATCGTAAGGAAATGAACAGCAAACAGGCGGATCTTCTGATAGAAGATATTCGTATCGCCTTGAGAGATGGGATCTACAAGCCTGCAGAGTTGCCAGATATTCTTTGA
- a CDS encoding 3-keto-5-aminohexanoate cleavage protein, with the protein MNSIPLIITAALVGAELSRKEQPYLPLTADEIIQSALEAIDAGAAIIHLHVRDAQGHPTCDEKIFAEVIQKIRKQSRAILQVSTGGAVGDSEAARFQPLLANPDMASLSTGSINFGNAVFLNPTPFVEKLASEILQKNIKPEMEIFDVAMLENGIRLLQKGLVKSPGHFQFVLGVPGALSANERNLKFLVDGLPEEATWSLAAIGRSQFSMMEYAIKWGGHCRVGFEDNIYLEKGVLAKTNAELVAKVVALAKKYSRPVASVEEAREMLSLDEFHNAP; encoded by the coding sequence ATGAACTCCATTCCTCTCATCATCACTGCCGCGCTAGTCGGTGCAGAACTGAGCCGCAAGGAACAGCCTTATCTTCCACTGACAGCGGATGAAATTATCCAAAGCGCACTTGAAGCCATTGATGCCGGTGCCGCGATCATCCATCTGCATGTGCGGGATGCTCAAGGCCATCCTACTTGTGATGAGAAAATATTTGCTGAAGTGATTCAAAAAATCCGTAAACAAAGCCGGGCCATTCTTCAGGTGTCTACAGGCGGTGCTGTGGGAGATAGCGAAGCAGCACGCTTTCAACCTCTACTTGCAAATCCGGATATGGCCTCACTTTCCACCGGATCCATCAATTTTGGAAATGCTGTCTTCTTAAACCCCACTCCTTTTGTTGAAAAACTCGCTTCAGAAATACTTCAAAAAAACATCAAACCCGAGATGGAAATTTTTGATGTGGCCATGTTGGAAAATGGAATCCGATTGCTTCAAAAAGGCCTGGTGAAAAGTCCTGGGCATTTTCAATTTGTTTTGGGGGTTCCAGGGGCCTTGTCTGCAAATGAAAGAAATTTAAAATTTTTAGTCGATGGACTTCCTGAAGAAGCCACTTGGAGCCTGGCGGCTATTGGTCGTTCTCAATTCTCGATGATGGAATATGCCATAAAATGGGGTGGGCATTGTCGGGTAGGTTTTGAAGATAATATCTATTTAGAAAAAGGGGTGCTTGCCAAAACGAATGCAGAGTTGGTAGCGAAGGTTGTTGCACTTGCGAAAAAATATTCTCGTCCTGTAGCGAGTGTTGAAGAGGCGAGAGAGATGTTGAGTCTAGACGAGTTTCATAACGCCCCCTAA
- a CDS encoding uracil-DNA glycosylase, with the protein MNPLPNKILEYLKFQQALNLLPSFFWKENDSFRTQPNKESDTITRGENALSKTKSLPDIHKLIGDCKRCRLSEGRSNIVFGVGNPEAELMFVGEAPGRDEDLKAEPFVGRAGQLLTKIIEAMGFTRKDIYIANVVKCRPPENRNPAPDEISICSPFLFQQIETINPKVIVCLGTFAAQTLLATEEKIKTLRGKFHPWPNSVVQKVLGVKIPLEKIQLMPTYHPAFLLRNPNMKKPVWEDMQKVMGVLRTSP; encoded by the coding sequence ATGAATCCCCTTCCAAATAAGATCTTAGAATATCTTAAATTCCAACAAGCCTTGAATTTATTGCCTTCTTTTTTCTGGAAAGAAAACGATTCCTTTCGAACACAGCCTAACAAAGAAAGCGATACTATTACTAGAGGAGAAAATGCCTTGAGCAAGACAAAATCACTTCCCGACATTCACAAATTGATTGGCGATTGCAAACGCTGCAGACTTTCTGAAGGCAGGAGCAACATCGTCTTTGGCGTAGGAAACCCTGAAGCTGAGCTCATGTTCGTGGGGGAAGCGCCCGGGAGGGATGAAGATTTAAAAGCGGAACCTTTTGTAGGAAGGGCGGGACAACTCCTCACCAAAATTATTGAGGCCATGGGGTTTACCCGAAAAGATATTTACATTGCCAATGTTGTCAAATGCCGCCCCCCTGAAAACAGAAACCCCGCTCCCGATGAAATATCTATTTGCTCCCCTTTTCTTTTTCAGCAAATCGAAACCATCAACCCCAAAGTGATTGTCTGCCTGGGAACCTTTGCTGCCCAAACTTTGCTGGCGACTGAAGAAAAAATCAAAACGCTTCGAGGTAAATTTCACCCTTGGCCCAATTCTGTGGTTCAAAAAGTATTGGGAGTAAAAATTCCCCTAGAGAAAATCCAACTCATGCCCACTTACCATCCCGCATTTTTGTTGAGAAATCCGAATATGAAAAAACCCGTGTGGGAGGATATGCAGAAGGTGATGGGGGTTCTTCGTACCTCACCCTAA